From a region of the Gordonia sp. PP30 genome:
- a CDS encoding PspC domain-containing protein, whose product MNPTTLSDFWATRPLRRRSGRKVAGVCAGFGARYQVDPTLVRVAFVVATVFGGAGVLIYLIACVVLPSEHSRGASARERRDTSFRFGSLIPLGILAIVLMATFGGDRTWSGGGLLGTLLLGVGWWLLYQRTPIPPEGTSAATIDPAPPAAAGGSYSWRAADASPSDDDTAKTGALSSADPNDTGDGTVPPAWDPLGAAPFAWDLPEPTPATAPVSPRGPRSPMTPITMGLAVLVAVGGAAAQLAGAHWFTVGRIASLSLMVIGLGLVVAGFLRRPEGRHASGLIPLGFLAAGIVVVSTLVSASGWSAPRGGVGDRNWSVSDQSELRDDYQLTVGSTTLDLRHLDRIDHDKTVTVKQGVGEIKVLLPENVRVRAQCDVGIGDVHCPPGVTGGDGPVLTIDAHVGMGDVEMKR is encoded by the coding sequence ATGAACCCCACGACCCTCTCCGACTTCTGGGCGACGCGCCCGCTGCGCCGCCGGTCCGGCCGCAAGGTGGCCGGTGTGTGCGCGGGATTCGGCGCCCGGTACCAGGTCGATCCGACGCTGGTGCGCGTCGCCTTCGTCGTCGCCACCGTCTTCGGCGGCGCCGGTGTGCTGATCTATCTCATCGCCTGCGTGGTACTGCCGTCCGAGCACTCCCGCGGCGCCTCGGCGCGGGAGCGCCGCGACACGTCGTTCCGGTTCGGTTCGCTGATCCCGCTGGGCATCCTCGCGATCGTGCTGATGGCGACGTTCGGCGGCGACCGCACGTGGAGCGGCGGAGGTCTTCTCGGCACGCTGCTGCTGGGCGTGGGATGGTGGCTGCTCTACCAGCGCACCCCGATACCGCCGGAGGGCACCAGCGCCGCCACGATCGACCCCGCACCGCCCGCCGCGGCGGGCGGGTCGTACTCGTGGCGTGCCGCCGACGCCTCCCCCTCCGACGACGACACCGCGAAGACCGGCGCACTGTCCTCCGCGGACCCGAACGACACCGGCGACGGCACCGTCCCGCCCGCCTGGGATCCGCTCGGCGCCGCCCCCTTCGCGTGGGATCTGCCCGAACCGACCCCGGCCACCGCGCCCGTGTCACCGCGCGGCCCGCGCTCGCCGATGACCCCGATCACCATGGGCCTGGCCGTCCTGGTCGCCGTCGGCGGCGCCGCCGCCCAGCTGGCCGGTGCGCACTGGTTCACCGTCGGCCGGATCGCCTCGCTGTCGCTGATGGTGATCGGGCTGGGGCTGGTCGTGGCCGGGTTCCTGCGCCGGCCGGAGGGCAGGCACGCGTCCGGCCTGATCCCGCTCGGCTTCCTGGCGGCCGGTATCGTCGTCGTCTCGACCCTGGTGAGCGCGTCCGGCTGGTCGGCCCCGCGCGGCGGCGTCGGCGACCGCAACTGGTCGGTCAGCGACCAGTCGGAGCTGCGCGACGACTATCAGCTGACCGTCGGTTCCACCACGCTCGACCTGCGTCACCTCGACCGGATCGATCACGATAAGACGGTGACCGTGAAGCAGGGCGTCGGTGAGATCAAGGTGCTGCTGCCCGAGAACGTCCGCGTGCGGGCGCAGTGCGACGTCGGCATCGGCGACGTCCACTGTCCGCCCGGCGTGACCGGCGGCGACGGCCCCGTCCTGACCATCGACGCCCACGTGGGCATGGGAGACGTGGAGATGAAGCGATGA
- a CDS encoding ATP-binding protein gives MTTTTAREPAGRDAPKLYRRNGGKVIAGVSGGLADHLGVDVFRVRVVFVVLAALAGAGAFAYAALWFFCPPGDDTARPGPAERRQAYGLVALGAVALVVSMLVAANAPAQQLVAVVFVLGGAGLVWREVDVTGVGGRRTVVTWLRVGAGALLVIGGLVVMVVASGSVLGGMNSTVLAVLATLVGVILLTVPLWMRLIRALDAERAERIRTAEREEIASHLHDSVLQTLALIQKQSGDPDTVARLARRQERELRTWLFGDPAQRRESFAAAIAALAAEIEESYGTEIEAVTVGDTTPEELRDEAWARSASSLIAATREALVNAAKHSGAQQVDVYAEVRGDRIEVFVRDRGCGFEPDAVDDDRQGIARSINARMERAGGCAQVRSTPGRGTNVTLTLPRASTGSAGGEGSAGGEGSTGGGDDSQEDS, from the coding sequence ATGACGACGACGACCGCGCGCGAGCCCGCCGGACGGGACGCGCCCAAGCTGTACCGGCGCAACGGCGGCAAGGTGATCGCCGGGGTGTCCGGCGGCCTCGCCGACCATCTGGGCGTCGACGTCTTCCGCGTGCGCGTGGTCTTCGTCGTGCTGGCCGCTCTCGCCGGCGCGGGCGCCTTCGCGTACGCCGCGCTCTGGTTCTTCTGCCCGCCGGGCGACGATACCGCCCGGCCCGGCCCGGCCGAACGGCGACAGGCCTACGGGCTGGTCGCGCTCGGCGCGGTGGCGCTGGTGGTGAGCATGCTGGTGGCGGCCAACGCCCCCGCTCAGCAGCTGGTCGCGGTGGTCTTCGTGCTCGGCGGCGCCGGACTGGTCTGGCGTGAGGTCGACGTCACCGGCGTCGGCGGACGGCGCACGGTGGTCACCTGGCTGCGGGTCGGCGCCGGTGCGCTGTTGGTGATCGGCGGCCTGGTGGTGATGGTGGTCGCCAGCGGCTCGGTGCTCGGCGGCATGAATTCGACGGTGCTCGCCGTGCTGGCCACCCTGGTCGGCGTGATCCTGCTGACCGTGCCGCTCTGGATGCGGCTGATCCGGGCACTCGACGCCGAGCGCGCCGAACGGATCCGGACCGCCGAACGCGAGGAGATCGCGTCGCACCTGCACGACTCCGTGCTGCAGACCCTCGCACTGATCCAGAAGCAGTCGGGCGACCCGGACACCGTCGCACGACTGGCCCGCCGGCAGGAACGCGAGCTGCGCACCTGGCTGTTCGGCGATCCGGCGCAGCGCCGCGAGTCGTTCGCGGCGGCGATCGCGGCGCTGGCCGCCGAGATCGAGGAGTCGTACGGGACGGAGATCGAGGCGGTGACCGTCGGCGACACCACGCCCGAGGAGTTGCGCGACGAGGCGTGGGCGCGCTCGGCGTCGTCGTTGATCGCCGCGACGCGCGAGGCGCTGGTGAACGCCGCCAAGCATTCCGGGGCGCAGCAGGTGGACGTGTACGCCGAGGTGCGCGGCGATCGCATCGAGGTGTTCGTCCGCGACCGCGGCTGCGGCTTCGAGCCGGATGCGGTCGACGACGACCGGCAGGGCATCGCCCGGTCGATCAATGCGCGCATGGAGCGCGCGGGCGGCTGCGCCCAGGTGCGGTCGACGCCCGGCCGCGGTACCAATGTCACGCTGACGCTGCCGCGGGCCTCGACAGGCTCGGCCGGCGGGGAGGGTTCGGCCGGCGGGGAGGGCTCGACCGGCGGCGGGGACGATTCACAGGAGGATTCATGA
- a CDS encoding response regulator transcription factor, whose product MTYRVFLVDDHAVFRSGVRAELASEDGLDVVGDAGTVAEAVAGITRVRPDVVLLDVHMPAGGGVAVLRGVTDALGSDAPVFLALSVSDAAADVIATIRAGARGYVTKTISGPELADAVRRVAEGDAVFSPRLAGFVLDSFTGRSPAGEPALDPELDSLTKREMEVLRLLARGYTYREIAEELFISVKTVETHASNVLRKTQQSNRNALTRWAVNRQIG is encoded by the coding sequence ATGACGTATCGGGTGTTTCTGGTCGACGACCACGCGGTCTTCCGCTCCGGGGTCCGCGCCGAACTGGCCAGCGAGGACGGGCTCGACGTGGTCGGCGACGCAGGCACCGTCGCCGAGGCGGTCGCCGGGATCACGCGGGTGCGCCCCGATGTGGTGCTGCTCGACGTGCACATGCCGGCCGGGGGCGGGGTGGCGGTGCTGCGCGGGGTGACCGATGCGCTCGGCTCCGACGCCCCGGTCTTCCTCGCGCTCTCGGTGTCCGACGCCGCCGCCGACGTGATCGCCACCATCCGGGCCGGGGCCCGCGGGTATGTGACCAAGACGATCAGCGGACCCGAACTGGCCGATGCGGTACGACGCGTCGCCGAGGGCGACGCCGTCTTCAGTCCGCGCCTGGCCGGCTTCGTTCTCGATTCCTTCACCGGCCGGTCGCCTGCGGGTGAACCGGCGCTCGACCCGGAGCTGGACTCGCTGACCAAACGCGAGATGGAGGTGCTGCGGCTGCTCGCCCGCGGCTACACCTACCGGGAGATCGCCGAAGAACTGTTCATCTCGGTCAAGACGGTGGAGACCCACGCGTCGAACGTGCTGCGCAAGACGCAGCAGTCCAATCGCAACGCCCTCACTCGCTGGGCGGTGAACCGGCAGATCGGCTGA
- a CDS encoding DNA polymerase Y family protein, with translation MAGGELSRVLVLWCPDWPAAAAAQFLDVAVTEPVATLAAGKVVACTRAARRAGVRRGMRKRQAQAACPELLVTPSDPHRDGRLFDPVAAAVTAVVPMTEVLRPGLLAVAADRAARYFGGETGLGEAVAEAVESLGIAAQVGVADQLFTAVLAARAGCAVPPGGDAEFLAPRPIADLVIEPSLSAPGRDDLVNLLWRLGLRTLGAFAKLETVDVASRFSPDGVVAHRLAAARPGRRPARAPIPPEIEVTYECDPPVDRIDAVAFLGRRLAEELHGRLSSAALACTRLTVHAVTELGQEHSRTWRCAEPLTPESTADRIRWQLEGWLTRTRGSLEAPDSPLVRLRLEPVELVNPGMLQHALTGAGLPGEAANGLGEKARRSLVRVQGLLGGEAVRVPVRSGGRGPAERVSLVAYGDDRVPERPVEAAWPDALARPLPALLTTGEVELFDAAGEPVAVTGRGAFSAEPVELRMAAAPHRVCWWAGPWPFGVDSPAEPDAVMARAQVLLEPPADSRPSRALLLCYRGARWKVEGVYE, from the coding sequence ATGGCAGGTGGCGAATTGAGCCGGGTGCTGGTGCTGTGGTGTCCGGACTGGCCGGCCGCCGCGGCGGCGCAGTTCCTCGACGTGGCGGTGACCGAACCGGTGGCGACGCTGGCGGCGGGGAAGGTGGTCGCGTGCACGCGGGCGGCACGACGCGCCGGGGTGCGCCGCGGCATGCGGAAACGCCAGGCCCAGGCCGCATGCCCGGAACTGCTGGTGACGCCGTCCGATCCGCATCGCGACGGGCGGCTCTTCGATCCGGTGGCCGCTGCGGTCACCGCCGTCGTGCCGATGACCGAGGTGCTGCGCCCCGGGCTGCTGGCGGTGGCGGCCGACCGGGCCGCCCGCTATTTCGGTGGCGAGACCGGGCTGGGCGAGGCGGTGGCCGAGGCCGTCGAAAGCCTCGGGATCGCCGCGCAGGTGGGCGTCGCCGATCAGCTGTTCACCGCGGTGCTGGCCGCCCGGGCCGGGTGCGCCGTCCCGCCCGGCGGCGATGCCGAGTTCCTCGCGCCGCGGCCGATCGCCGACCTGGTGATCGAGCCGTCGCTCTCCGCGCCGGGCCGCGACGATCTGGTGAATCTGCTGTGGCGCTTGGGGCTCCGCACGCTGGGGGCGTTCGCGAAACTGGAGACGGTCGACGTGGCCTCGCGGTTCTCGCCGGACGGGGTGGTGGCGCATCGGCTCGCGGCGGCCCGGCCCGGCCGCCGACCCGCCCGCGCCCCGATACCACCGGAGATCGAGGTGACCTACGAGTGCGATCCGCCCGTCGACCGGATCGACGCGGTCGCCTTCCTCGGGCGCCGCTTGGCGGAGGAGCTGCACGGCAGGCTGTCGTCGGCGGCGCTGGCGTGCACCCGGCTGACGGTGCACGCGGTGACCGAACTCGGCCAGGAGCACTCGCGGACCTGGCGGTGCGCCGAGCCGCTGACCCCGGAGTCGACCGCCGACCGGATCCGGTGGCAGCTGGAGGGCTGGCTGACCCGTACCCGGGGTTCGCTCGAGGCGCCCGACTCGCCGCTGGTGCGGCTGCGCTTGGAGCCGGTGGAACTGGTGAATCCGGGGATGCTGCAGCACGCGCTGACCGGCGCGGGACTGCCCGGTGAGGCGGCGAACGGGCTGGGGGAGAAGGCGCGACGCTCCCTGGTCCGGGTGCAGGGGCTGCTGGGCGGCGAGGCCGTCCGGGTCCCGGTGCGCAGCGGCGGCCGCGGACCGGCCGAGCGGGTGTCGCTGGTGGCCTACGGCGACGACCGGGTCCCCGAGCGTCCGGTCGAGGCGGCCTGGCCGGATGCGCTGGCCCGGCCGCTGCCCGCGCTGCTCACCACCGGCGAGGTGGAGTTGTTCGACGCCGCGGGTGAGCCGGTCGCGGTGACCGGCCGCGGTGCGTTCAGCGCCGAGCCAGTCGAACTCCGGATGGCGGCCGCACCGCACCGGGTCTGCTGGTGGGCGGGCCCCTGGCCGTTCGGTGTCGACTCGCCGGCCGAACCCGACGCGGTGATGGCCCGCGCGCAGGTGCTGCTGGAGCCCCCGGCGGACTCGCGGCCGTCGCGCGCGCTGCTGCTCTGCTACCGCGGGGCCCGCTGGAAGGTGGAGGGGGTGTACGAGTGA
- a CDS encoding alanine racemase: protein MPPDTPYLLVDDAVLRRNVEQLAERAAGLGLAVRPHAKTHKCAQVARRQVDCGASGLTVATIGEAEAFADAGYTDLFIAYPLWLSGDKAARLRALAGRAAVRVGVDSPEGARRLAAGLGGAHVRVLVEVDSGMHRTGVPPADAGAVAAVARDAGLDVVGVFTFPGHGYGPGPARADAAGQEIRALADAAESLRRHGIEPAVVSGGSTPTVALLRQSSAAAGVLTEIRPGVYPFNDAQQIELGSCAFGDVALVAVATVVRAEPPSPLEPFDSAQEPPRRKVVLDAGSKVLGADRPAWTTGFGRLLDHPEARIVSLSEHHAVVEFPAGTTRPGLGDHVRVVPNHVCSAVNLADELVAETAHGTEVWPIIARGANR, encoded by the coding sequence GTGCCGCCCGACACGCCGTATCTGCTGGTCGACGACGCGGTGCTGCGCCGCAACGTCGAGCAACTGGCCGAGCGGGCCGCCGGGCTCGGGCTTGCGGTGCGCCCGCACGCCAAGACCCACAAGTGCGCGCAGGTGGCCCGCCGCCAGGTCGACTGCGGCGCGAGCGGTCTCACCGTCGCGACCATCGGTGAAGCGGAGGCGTTCGCCGACGCGGGGTACACCGATCTGTTCATCGCGTACCCGCTGTGGCTGTCCGGTGACAAGGCCGCCCGGCTCCGGGCCCTCGCCGGCCGGGCCGCCGTGCGGGTCGGAGTGGACTCGCCGGAAGGGGCACGGCGCCTGGCCGCGGGACTCGGCGGAGCCCACGTCCGGGTTCTCGTCGAGGTCGATTCGGGCATGCATCGCACCGGGGTACCGCCCGCCGACGCCGGCGCGGTCGCGGCCGTCGCCCGCGATGCGGGGCTCGACGTGGTCGGCGTCTTCACCTTCCCCGGGCACGGGTACGGACCCGGCCCGGCCCGCGCCGACGCCGCAGGCCAGGAGATCCGGGCACTCGCCGACGCGGCGGAATCGTTGCGCCGTCACGGGATCGAACCGGCCGTGGTCAGCGGCGGGTCGACGCCCACGGTCGCGCTCCTGCGGCAGAGTTCGGCCGCCGCGGGTGTCCTCACCGAGATCCGGCCCGGCGTCTACCCGTTCAACGACGCCCAGCAGATCGAACTCGGTTCGTGCGCATTCGGCGACGTCGCCCTCGTCGCGGTCGCCACCGTGGTCCGCGCCGAGCCACCTTCGCCCCTTGAACCCTTCGACTCCGCTCAGGAACCACCCCGCCGAAAGGTAGTGCTCGATGCGGGCAGCAAGGTCCTGGGCGCGGACCGGCCGGCGTGGACCACCGGGTTCGGGCGTCTTCTCGATCACCCCGAGGCGCGGATCGTCTCGCTGTCCGAGCACCACGCCGTCGTCGAGTTTCCGGCCGGCACGACCCGTCCCGGGCTGGGAGACCACGTGCGGGTGGTGCCGAATCACGTCTGTTCCGCGGTGAATCTCGCCGACGAGCTGGTGGCCGAGACCGCGCACGGCACCGAGGTCTGGCCGATCATCGCCCGCGGCGCCAATCGCTGA
- a CDS encoding SDR family oxidoreductase: MTHYFVTGGSGFIGRRVLARLLADDDAQVTVLIRRGSLPRFATALEQIPGGERVVTAVGDLAEENLGLAHDDPLSLAAPDRRIDHVIHLGAIYDLNADDDALRAVNVDGTARVAEFAVRHDAMLHHVSTVSVGGDHDGDFTENDFDLGQDFPTAYHRTKFEAERAVRETPDLRWRVYRPTGVVGDSVTGEMDRVDGPYFFFEHISALGQLPSFVPIPIWNLGEANLVPVDYVADALVALLGYHPGESGLVFHLADPRCRTITDVLNALAPAVGAPRVFSAVPPALARPVLAATGYAPLRPGRDLVVGQLGVPPVLLDMVALPMHVRSETTAEVLDGLGVVLPDLDDYAPRLWEYWAEHLDPSRHRRDDERGPLVGKKIVITGGSSGIGKATARMCITRGADVILVARDAERLTEVADELNAEVPKPGLPLGTASAYPADITDEATVRTLVKSIIAEHDHIDILVNNAGRSIRRATVNALDRAHDYQRTMAVNYFGAVYMTLSVLPHMISRQSGHIVNVSSAEMLRRAPRFGAYAASNAALEAFADSTSAETLSDHVTFTNVRLPLTRTRMITPTSAYDARRGIWGVDKSANRVLKAIVTRPKRVNSFLGGLADFGHWAAPRLTTRILHQEYLLQEESPAALGEVRGV; encoded by the coding sequence GTGACGCATTACTTCGTGACCGGCGGCAGCGGCTTCATCGGCCGCCGCGTCCTGGCACGGCTCCTCGCCGACGACGACGCGCAGGTGACCGTGCTGATCCGCCGCGGATCACTACCGCGTTTCGCGACCGCCCTGGAGCAGATCCCCGGCGGCGAGCGGGTCGTGACCGCCGTCGGCGACCTCGCCGAGGAGAACCTGGGCCTCGCCCACGACGACCCGCTGTCGCTCGCCGCACCGGACCGGCGTATCGACCACGTCATCCACCTCGGCGCGATCTACGACCTGAACGCCGACGACGACGCCCTGCGCGCGGTGAACGTCGACGGCACCGCGCGGGTGGCCGAGTTCGCGGTCCGCCACGACGCCATGCTGCACCATGTCTCCACCGTCTCCGTCGGCGGCGACCACGACGGTGACTTCACCGAGAACGACTTCGACCTCGGCCAGGACTTCCCCACCGCCTACCACCGCACCAAGTTCGAGGCCGAACGCGCGGTGCGGGAGACCCCGGACCTGCGCTGGCGGGTCTACCGCCCGACCGGGGTGGTCGGCGACTCCGTCACCGGCGAGATGGACCGGGTCGACGGCCCCTACTTCTTCTTCGAGCACATCTCCGCGCTCGGGCAGCTGCCGTCGTTCGTGCCGATCCCGATCTGGAACCTGGGCGAGGCCAACCTGGTCCCGGTCGACTACGTCGCCGACGCGCTCGTCGCCCTCCTCGGTTACCACCCCGGCGAATCGGGCCTGGTGTTCCACCTCGCCGACCCCCGGTGCCGGACCATCACCGACGTGCTCAACGCCCTGGCCCCGGCGGTCGGCGCGCCGCGCGTGTTCTCCGCCGTCCCGCCCGCACTGGCCCGCCCGGTACTGGCCGCGACCGGCTACGCACCACTGCGGCCCGGACGCGACCTGGTGGTCGGGCAGCTCGGCGTCCCGCCGGTCCTTCTCGACATGGTCGCCCTCCCGATGCACGTCCGATCGGAGACGACCGCGGAGGTGCTCGACGGCCTCGGCGTGGTCCTCCCCGACCTCGACGACTACGCCCCGCGCCTGTGGGAGTACTGGGCGGAGCACCTGGACCCGTCGCGGCATCGCCGGGACGACGAGCGGGGCCCGCTGGTCGGCAAGAAGATCGTGATCACCGGCGGCTCGTCGGGCATCGGGAAGGCGACGGCCCGCATGTGCATCACGCGCGGCGCCGACGTGATCCTGGTGGCGCGCGACGCCGAGCGGCTCACCGAGGTGGCCGACGAACTGAACGCCGAGGTCCCCAAGCCCGGTCTGCCGCTCGGAACGGCGAGCGCCTACCCGGCCGACATCACCGATGAGGCGACCGTGCGGACCCTGGTGAAGTCGATCATCGCCGAGCACGACCACATCGACATCCTGGTGAACAACGCCGGCCGGTCGATCCGCCGTGCCACGGTCAACGCCCTCGACCGCGCCCACGACTACCAGCGCACCATGGCTGTCAACTACTTCGGCGCGGTCTACATGACGCTGTCGGTGCTGCCGCACATGATCTCCCGGCAGTCCGGGCACATCGTGAACGTCTCGTCCGCGGAGATGCTGCGCCGCGCCCCGCGTTTCGGGGCCTACGCGGCGTCGAACGCCGCCCTGGAGGCCTTCGCCGACTCGACCAGCGCCGAGACACTGTCCGACCACGTCACCTTCACCAACGTGCGGCTGCCGCTCACCCGGACCCGGATGATCACGCCGACCAGCGCCTACGACGCCCGCCGCGGGATCTGGGGCGTGGACAAGTCCGCGAACCGGGTCCTCAAAGCGATCGTCACCCGGCCCAAGCGCGTCAACTCGTTCCTCGGCGGCCTCGCCGACTTCGGGCACTGGGCCGCGCCGCGCCTGACCACCCGGATCTTGCATCAGGAGTATCTGCTGCAAGAGGAGTCCCCCGCCGCGCTCGGCGAGGTCCGCGGAGTCTGA
- a CDS encoding DUF1295 domain-containing protein produces MDPLLLVVVLGAAAALFCWVTSLVTNETSWVDRLWSVVPVVYVWIFAISAILDGRDSGRLIVMAMLATLWGARLTFNFARKGGYTGMEDYRWAVLRGAMTPGQFQLFNATFIAFYQNALLVLITLPAYFVWAHPAGFTAADVVCAALFLLCLCGESVADQQQWNFQQAKRRAGGTLEPGFVTTGLFAYSRHPNFFFEQAQWWVFYFFAGVAGVAAGLGFWGGALNWTIIGAVLLTLLFLGSTWFTESISAGRYPAYADYRRRVSMLVPLPPRKPADR; encoded by the coding sequence GTGGACCCGCTTCTTCTGGTCGTCGTGCTCGGTGCGGCCGCCGCGCTGTTCTGCTGGGTGACGTCCCTGGTCACGAACGAGACGTCATGGGTCGACCGGCTGTGGTCGGTCGTGCCGGTGGTCTACGTGTGGATTTTCGCGATCTCGGCGATCCTCGACGGCCGCGACTCCGGGCGGCTGATCGTCATGGCGATGCTGGCGACCCTGTGGGGCGCTCGACTCACGTTCAACTTCGCCCGCAAGGGCGGCTACACCGGCATGGAGGATTACCGGTGGGCGGTGCTGCGCGGCGCGATGACGCCCGGGCAGTTCCAGCTCTTCAACGCGACGTTCATCGCGTTCTATCAGAACGCGCTGCTGGTACTGATCACATTGCCGGCCTACTTCGTGTGGGCGCATCCGGCCGGGTTCACCGCGGCCGATGTCGTGTGCGCGGCGCTGTTCCTGCTGTGTCTGTGCGGCGAGTCGGTCGCCGACCAGCAGCAGTGGAACTTCCAGCAGGCCAAGCGGCGAGCGGGCGGCACGCTCGAACCGGGCTTCGTGACGACCGGGCTGTTCGCCTACAGCCGCCACCCGAATTTCTTCTTCGAGCAGGCGCAGTGGTGGGTGTTCTACTTCTTTGCCGGCGTCGCGGGGGTGGCCGCCGGCCTCGGCTTCTGGGGCGGGGCGCTGAACTGGACGATCATCGGCGCGGTGCTGCTCACGCTGCTGTTCCTCGGCTCGACATGGTTCACCGAGTCGATCTCGGCGGGTAGGTACCCCGCCTACGCGGACTACCGCCGGCGCGTGTCGATGCTGGTTCCGCTGCCGCCGCGAAAGCCCGCGGACCGATGA
- a CDS encoding MmcQ/YjbR family DNA-binding protein has translation MSPRPATVGDVHDLAAAMPHVTVVHGKSGNAVYQVGGKSFVFFRTPRPDARDPATGEKYDDVIVFWVGSPEEKDALVRDDTSPYFTTPHFDGHPSVLLRASRLHEISRDELAELVSDAWLAQASKRRGEQWLAEHGLL, from the coding sequence ATGAGTCCGCGGCCGGCGACCGTCGGCGACGTCCACGATCTGGCCGCCGCGATGCCGCACGTCACCGTCGTCCACGGCAAGTCCGGCAACGCGGTCTACCAGGTCGGCGGCAAGTCCTTCGTCTTCTTCCGCACCCCGCGCCCGGACGCGCGGGATCCGGCGACCGGGGAGAAGTACGACGACGTGATCGTCTTCTGGGTCGGGTCGCCGGAGGAGAAGGACGCGCTGGTGCGCGACGACACCTCGCCGTACTTCACCACCCCGCACTTCGACGGCCACCCGTCGGTGCTGCTCCGGGCGTCGCGCCTGCACGAGATCAGTCGGGATGAACTGGCCGAGCTGGTCTCCGACGCCTGGCTGGCCCAGGCGTCGAAGCGCCGGGGCGAGCAGTGGCTGGCCGAGCACGGACTGCTGTGA